A genomic region of Chryseobacterium sp. KACC 21268 contains the following coding sequences:
- the metH gene encoding methionine synthase produces MKYLKLSGLEPLIITPESNFINVGERTNVAGSKKFLRLIKEEKFSEALDIARHQVDGGAQILDVNFDDGLIDGKASMIKFLNLIASEPDISRIPIMIDSSKWEILEAGLQVVQGKAVVNSISLKEGEEEFIKHARAIKRYGAAVIVMAFDEVGQADNFERRLEITKRSYDILVNQLNFPAEDIIFDLNIFPVATGMEEHRRNAIDFIEATRWVRSNLPYASVSGGVSNVSFSFRGNDSVREAMHSVFLYHAIKAGMNMGIVNPTMLEVYDEIPKKLLELVEDVMLDRKDDATERLLDYSERVKSTKKEKAEDLAWREMPLQDRITHSLVKGLDRFIEEDTEQARLQAEKPLHVIEVNLMTGMGVVGDLFGSGKMFLPQVVKSARVMKKAVAYLQPFIEAEKDGTRPANGKILMATVKGDVHDIGKNIVSVVLGCNNYDIVDLGVMVPADKIIQTAIDEKVDIIGLSGLITPSLDEMVHLASELERRNLNFPLLIGGATTSKAHTAVKIAPKYANTVVHVNDASRAVGVVSSLLNKDKSSVYSLELKKDYDDFREKFLNRQVDKEYVTIDEARKQKFKIDWENEEIHKPNKLGITIIEDQDLDELVEFIDWSPFFRSWQLFGKFPDILTDNVVGEQATILFNEAKAMLKKILQEKSFKAKGIFGIFPANATERDDIVVYDENQNVISTFRTLRQQHKKSEGKEYFALSDFIAPENSAKQDYIGVFCVCTGFGADELAKEYEDKMDDYNAIMVKALADRFAEAFAEFLHKKVRTEYWGYSENETLTNDDLIKEKYLGIRPAPGYPACPDHLDKLTIWDLLKVDEKIGVTLTESLAMWPTAAVSGYYFGNEKSKYFGVGKIDEDQLKDYADRKDVDLEYARKWLSPNLAD; encoded by the coding sequence ATGAAATACTTAAAATTATCAGGTCTAGAACCTCTAATTATAACACCCGAATCCAACTTTATCAACGTTGGCGAAAGAACTAATGTGGCCGGTTCTAAAAAATTCCTTCGCTTAATTAAGGAAGAAAAATTTTCCGAAGCGCTGGATATCGCACGTCATCAGGTAGATGGCGGCGCACAAATCCTGGATGTCAATTTCGATGACGGATTGATTGACGGAAAAGCCTCAATGATAAAATTCCTAAACTTAATTGCTTCGGAACCAGATATTTCCAGAATTCCAATTATGATTGATTCCTCGAAATGGGAAATTTTGGAAGCGGGATTACAAGTTGTTCAAGGAAAGGCGGTTGTGAATTCCATCAGTTTAAAGGAAGGTGAAGAAGAGTTCATCAAACACGCCAGAGCAATCAAACGTTACGGCGCCGCGGTGATTGTAATGGCTTTCGATGAGGTTGGGCAAGCTGATAATTTTGAGAGAAGATTGGAAATTACCAAACGTTCTTATGATATTTTGGTCAATCAACTCAACTTTCCGGCAGAAGATATTATTTTCGATTTGAATATTTTCCCTGTTGCAACTGGGATGGAAGAACACCGCAGAAACGCCATTGATTTCATTGAGGCGACGCGTTGGGTTCGATCCAATCTTCCTTATGCTTCCGTGAGTGGAGGCGTTTCCAACGTTTCATTTTCTTTCCGAGGCAATGATTCTGTGCGTGAAGCGATGCATTCCGTTTTCCTTTATCACGCGATAAAAGCGGGGATGAATATGGGAATCGTAAACCCCACGATGTTGGAAGTTTATGACGAAATCCCGAAAAAATTGCTGGAATTGGTCGAGGACGTGATGCTCGACAGAAAAGACGATGCAACTGAAAGACTGTTAGACTATTCCGAAAGAGTAAAATCAACCAAAAAAGAAAAAGCCGAGGATTTGGCTTGGCGCGAAATGCCTTTGCAAGATAGAATCACACATTCCTTAGTCAAAGGACTTGACCGTTTTATCGAGGAAGATACTGAACAAGCAAGATTGCAGGCAGAAAAACCACTTCACGTCATCGAAGTTAATCTAATGACTGGAATGGGCGTTGTAGGCGACCTTTTTGGAAGTGGAAAAATGTTCTTGCCTCAGGTTGTAAAATCGGCTAGAGTAATGAAAAAAGCAGTGGCTTACTTGCAACCATTCATCGAAGCTGAAAAAGACGGAACTAGACCAGCTAACGGTAAAATACTGATGGCAACCGTAAAAGGCGACGTTCACGACATTGGAAAAAATATTGTGAGTGTGGTTTTGGGTTGCAACAATTACGACATCGTTGACCTCGGCGTGATGGTTCCGGCGGATAAAATTATTCAAACTGCGATTGATGAAAAAGTGGATATCATTGGTCTAAGCGGATTGATTACACCAAGTTTGGACGAGATGGTTCACCTCGCTTCGGAATTGGAAAGACGAAATCTTAATTTCCCATTATTAATTGGAGGCGCAACGACTTCCAAAGCGCACACAGCTGTTAAAATCGCTCCGAAATATGCAAATACAGTTGTTCACGTGAACGATGCTTCCAGAGCTGTCGGTGTTGTAAGTTCACTTTTAAATAAGGATAAATCCAGCGTTTATTCTTTGGAATTGAAAAAAGATTATGACGATTTCCGTGAAAAATTCCTGAATCGACAAGTTGATAAAGAATACGTGACAATTGATGAAGCGAGAAAACAGAAATTCAAAATCGATTGGGAAAATGAAGAGATTCACAAGCCAAATAAATTAGGAATCACCATTATCGAAGACCAAGATTTAGACGAATTGGTAGAATTTATCGACTGGTCTCCATTTTTCAGAAGCTGGCAATTGTTTGGGAAATTCCCAGATATTTTGACGGATAATGTGGTTGGCGAACAGGCGACGATTTTGTTTAATGAAGCCAAAGCAATGCTCAAGAAAATCCTTCAAGAAAAAAGTTTCAAAGCCAAAGGTATTTTCGGAATCTTCCCTGCAAATGCGACTGAACGTGATGATATTGTGGTTTATGATGAGAATCAAAATGTGATTTCGACTTTCAGAACTTTGAGACAACAACATAAAAAATCTGAGGGCAAAGAATATTTCGCTTTGTCAGATTTCATTGCGCCTGAAAATTCAGCAAAGCAAGATTATATCGGTGTTTTTTGCGTTTGCACAGGTTTTGGTGCGGATGAATTGGCGAAAGAATACGAAGATAAAATGGACGATTACAATGCAATTATGGTAAAAGCTTTGGCCGACCGTTTTGCAGAGGCTTTCGCAGAATTTCTCCACAAAAAAGTCAGAACCGAATATTGGGGTTATTCAGAAAACGAAACTTTGACCAACGATGATTTGATTAAAGAAAAATATTTGGGAATTCGTCCCGCTCCGGGCTATCCGGCTTGTCCTGACCATTTGGATAAATTGACGATTTGGGATTTGCTTAAAGTTGATGAAAAAATCGGAGTGACTTTAACCGAAAGTTTAGCGATGTGGCCAACTGCAGCAGTTTCCGGTTATTATTTTGGTAATGAAAAATCAAAATATTTCGGCGTTGGAAAGATTGATGAAGACCAATTGAAAGATTATGCCGACAGAAAAGATGTCGATTTGGAATATGCGAGAAAATGGCTGAGCCCGAATTTGGCTGATTAG
- the metF gene encoding methylenetetrahydrofolate reductase [NAD(P)H] yields MKITDHIKNANGKTLFSFEIVPPQKGVGIADLYKNIDPLMEFKPPFIDVTTSREEYIFLERGNGLMERKITRMRPGTLGICSAIQNKYNVDTVPHVLCGGFTKEETEYLLVDCMYLGINNIVALRGDAMKGEKYFEQSKGGHKYASDLVKQIHDLGTGKYLHEEIVQCEENSSFCIGVAGYPEKHIEAPSMNYDLQMLKKKVEAGADYIVTQMFFDNQKFFDFVKQAREIGIDVPIIPGIKPIATKGHLQMLPQVFKIDLPENLISEVLKCKTNSDVREVGIEWAINQCKELLDFGIPVLHFYSMGKSDNILKIGREVF; encoded by the coding sequence ATGAAAATTACTGACCATATAAAAAACGCAAACGGCAAAACGCTTTTCTCTTTCGAAATTGTTCCTCCCCAAAAAGGCGTTGGAATTGCCGATTTATATAAAAACATTGACCCGTTGATGGAATTTAAACCTCCATTTATAGATGTGACGACTTCTCGTGAAGAATACATTTTTCTTGAAAGAGGAAACGGTTTGATGGAGCGCAAAATCACAAGAATGCGTCCTGGAACTTTGGGGATTTGTTCCGCGATTCAAAATAAATATAACGTAGATACAGTTCCACACGTGTTGTGCGGAGGATTTACGAAAGAAGAAACCGAATATCTTCTGGTGGATTGTATGTATTTGGGAATCAATAATATTGTTGCTCTTCGAGGCGACGCTATGAAAGGTGAAAAATACTTTGAGCAGTCAAAAGGAGGACACAAATATGCTTCGGATTTGGTAAAACAAATTCACGATTTAGGAACCGGAAAATACCTTCACGAGGAAATCGTCCAATGTGAGGAAAATAGTAGTTTCTGCATCGGCGTCGCAGGTTATCCGGAAAAACATATCGAAGCACCTTCTATGAATTATGACCTTCAAATGTTGAAGAAAAAAGTGGAAGCTGGCGCAGATTACATTGTCACTCAAATGTTCTTCGACAATCAAAAATTCTTTGACTTCGTAAAACAAGCCAGAGAAATCGGAATTGATGTTCCAATTATTCCAGGCATCAAACCAATTGCTACCAAAGGTCATTTGCAAATGTTGCCACAAGTTTTCAAAATCGATTTGCCTGAGAATTTAATCTCTGAAGTTTTGAAATGCAAAACCAACAGCGATGTACGCGAAGTCGGGATAGAATGGGCCATCAACCAATGCAAAGAATTGTTGGATTTTGGAATTCCGGTTCTGCATTTTTATTCGATGGGGAAAAGCGATAATATTTTGAAAATTGGAAGAGAAGTTTTCTAG
- a CDS encoding homocysteine S-methyltransferase family protein gives MKNSEQLYKAISERILILDGAMGTMIQRYNFSEEDYRGERFKDWESSLKGNNDLLSLTQPEAIEEIHKKYLLAGADIIETNTFSGTTIAMADYHMEDLVYELNYESAKIARKVCDEFTAQNPDKPRFVAGSIGPTNRTASLSPDVNDPGYRAITFDELRIAYKQQAEALLDGGSDILLVETIFDTLNAKAGLFAIDQIQEERNIKIPIMVSGTITDASGRTLSGQTAEAFLISVSHLNLLSVGFNCALGAKQLTPYLEAISSQSEFGISAYPNAGLPNAFGQYDETASQMAEQVQEYLEKGLINIIGGCCGTTPEHIKAIADLANNYEPRTINVTI, from the coding sequence ATGAAAAATTCAGAACAATTATATAAAGCCATTTCCGAACGCATCCTGATTTTGGACGGTGCAATGGGAACAATGATTCAGCGCTACAATTTCTCAGAAGAAGATTATCGTGGTGAGCGTTTTAAAGACTGGGAATCCTCACTCAAAGGAAACAACGATTTGCTCTCTTTGACGCAACCCGAAGCGATTGAAGAGATTCACAAAAAATATCTTTTGGCCGGCGCAGACATCATCGAAACAAACACCTTTTCCGGAACTACCATTGCAATGGCCGATTATCATATGGAAGATTTAGTTTATGAACTGAATTACGAGTCAGCCAAAATCGCCCGCAAAGTCTGCGACGAATTCACCGCTCAGAATCCCGACAAACCAAGATTTGTTGCAGGTTCCATCGGACCAACCAACAGAACAGCAAGTTTAAGTCCAGATGTGAACGACCCAGGTTATCGCGCAATCACTTTCGACGAACTGAGAATTGCGTACAAACAACAGGCAGAAGCTTTGCTGGACGGCGGTTCCGACATTCTTTTGGTAGAAACCATCTTCGACACATTGAACGCAAAAGCTGGACTTTTCGCCATCGACCAAATTCAGGAAGAAAGAAATATCAAAATCCCGATTATGGTTTCCGGAACGATTACCGATGCTTCCGGAAGAACTTTGAGCGGACAAACCGCCGAAGCTTTCCTGATTTCTGTTTCTCATCTTAACTTATTGAGTGTAGGATTCAATTGTGCTTTGGGTGCAAAACAACTCACGCCTTATTTGGAAGCGATTTCTTCTCAATCAGAATTCGGAATCTCAGCTTATCCAAATGCCGGTTTACCGAACGCTTTCGGTCAATATGATGAAACGGCAAGTCAAATGGCTGAGCAGGTGCAGGAATATCTGGAAAAAGGACTAATCAATATTATCGGTGGTTGTTGCGGAACGACGCCGGAACATATCAAAGCGATTGCTGATTTGGCAAATAACTACGAACCTAGGACAATCAATGTAACAATATAA
- a CDS encoding homoserine dehydrogenase: MTDKNAINIYRNKALVNFEGKNFLGQIGVDSRIFQALNGGGISVGVISQQAIENGISVLVDEVDAEDAVKFLKKEFEQETKEGHVNNIYSIDSLSVIGFVSDNYNKILSELQRNKIFPLLLSQIASAGRVNIVVTENQTEITKNIIETEIYGKPKTVHLALIGHGNVGGTLVEQILDSAYEILKRKRVDLKIVAIANSKKIAFNQAGFGSDWRQKIKFSQTESSIEKLVEFAKEHHLENLVMVDNTASKDFVKHYPTFVENGFDVVGSNKIYNTLPISEYRDFRKLLEKNKKKYLYETNVGAGLPLIDTIKLLHLSGENITRIKGVFSGTLSYVFNNFSLRNDKYSVIIREAMEKGFTEPDPREDLSGNDVARKLLILARELDLINEFQDINIQNLVPQNLLDINKDEFISRLEELDSEYQNIKEKQKPDHVLRYVGDLHGNLHEEKGELDVKLISVPANSALGQLKGSDSIFEIYTESYGENPIVIMGAGAGAKVTARGVFGDILRLSETK; encoded by the coding sequence ATGACAGACAAGAACGCAATTAATATTTATAGAAACAAAGCTTTAGTCAACTTCGAAGGAAAAAATTTCCTCGGACAAATCGGCGTGGATTCACGCATTTTTCAAGCTTTAAATGGAGGCGGAATCAGCGTTGGCGTTATTTCCCAGCAAGCGATAGAAAACGGAATTTCTGTTCTTGTCGATGAAGTGGATGCAGAAGATGCGGTGAAGTTTTTGAAAAAAGAATTCGAACAGGAAACGAAGGAAGGTCACGTTAATAATATTTATAGTATTGATAGTCTTAGTGTTATCGGTTTTGTTTCGGATAATTACAATAAGATTTTATCAGAACTTCAGCGCAACAAGATTTTCCCTTTATTATTAAGTCAAATCGCGTCTGCCGGAAGAGTGAACATTGTTGTGACCGAAAACCAAACCGAAATCACCAAAAATATCATCGAAACCGAAATCTACGGAAAACCAAAAACTGTTCATCTCGCTTTGATTGGCCACGGAAATGTCGGCGGAACTTTGGTAGAACAAATTTTAGATTCGGCTTATGAAATTCTGAAAAGAAAAAGAGTCGATTTAAAAATCGTTGCGATTGCAAATTCTAAAAAAATCGCTTTCAACCAAGCCGGTTTCGGAAGCGACTGGAGACAGAAAATCAAATTTTCTCAAACAGAATCAAGCATAGAAAAACTGGTTGAGTTCGCCAAAGAGCATCACTTGGAAAACCTTGTGATGGTCGATAATACAGCGAGCAAAGATTTTGTAAAACATTATCCGACATTTGTAGAAAATGGTTTTGATGTCGTTGGTTCCAACAAAATTTACAATACTTTACCAATTTCAGAATACCGCGATTTCAGAAAATTATTAGAGAAAAACAAAAAGAAATATCTTTACGAAACGAATGTCGGCGCAGGTTTACCGTTAATTGACACGATTAAACTTCTCCATCTTTCAGGCGAAAACATTACCAGAATCAAAGGTGTTTTTTCCGGAACTTTGAGCTATGTTTTCAATAATTTCTCTCTCCGAAATGACAAATATTCCGTCATCATCCGAGAAGCGATGGAAAAAGGTTTCACAGAACCAGACCCACGCGAAGATTTATCAGGAAATGATGTTGCAAGAAAATTGTTGATTCTGGCAAGAGAATTAGATTTGATTAATGAGTTCCAAGATATTAACATTCAAAATCTTGTTCCACAAAACCTTTTGGACATCAACAAAGATGAATTCATTTCCAGACTGGAAGAATTAGATTCAGAATATCAAAACATCAAAGAAAAACAAAAGCCTGACCACGTTCTGCGTTACGTCGGCGATTTGCACGGAAATCTTCATGAAGAAAAAGGAGAGCTGGACGTGAAATTGATTTCAGTTCCAGCAAACTCCGCACTCGGACAATTGAAAGGTTCAGATTCCATCTTCGAAATCTACACCGAAAGTTACGGCGAAAATCCAATCGTCATTATGGGCGCCGGAGCCGGAGCAAAAGTGACTGCCCGAGGCGTTTTCGGAGATATTTTAAGACTGAGCGAAACAAAGTAA
- a CDS encoding O-succinylhomoserine sulfhydrylase — protein sequence MENFETLAIRTQTGRTQFDEHSTPLYLTSSFVFEDAEDMRASFAEEKDKNLYSRFSNPNVTEFVDKIVKMEGAESGYAFATGMASIYSTFATLLNAGDHIVSCQSVFGSTHTLFTKYFPKWNIETTYFKAEDAENIEKYIQPNTKILYLETPTNPAIEILDLEFFGQIAKKHKLIFIVDNCFATPYLQQPIKYGADIVVHSATKLIDGQGRVLGGVAVGKADLIREIYLFARNTGPAMSPFNAWVLSKSLETLAIRVEKHCENALKVAEFLENHPNVELVKYPFLKSHPNYEIAKKQMKLGGNIVAFEVKNGIEGGRNFLNRIKMCSLSANLGDTRTIVTHPASTTHSKLSDDERNEVGITAGLVRCSVGLENIDDIINDLKQALD from the coding sequence ATGGAAAATTTCGAAACATTAGCCATCAGAACCCAAACCGGAAGAACTCAGTTTGACGAGCATTCCACGCCTTTATACCTCACTTCGAGCTTCGTTTTCGAAGATGCAGAAGATATGCGCGCAAGCTTTGCGGAGGAAAAAGACAAGAATCTTTACAGCCGTTTTAGCAATCCGAACGTCACAGAATTCGTAGATAAAATCGTGAAAATGGAAGGCGCAGAATCCGGTTACGCTTTTGCGACAGGAATGGCTTCGATTTATTCCACATTTGCGACCTTGCTCAACGCTGGCGACCACATCGTTAGCTGTCAGTCGGTTTTCGGTTCCACGCACACATTGTTCACGAAATATTTCCCAAAATGGAACATCGAAACCACTTATTTTAAAGCAGAAGACGCCGAGAATATTGAAAAATACATCCAACCAAATACAAAAATCTTGTACCTGGAAACGCCGACAAATCCCGCAATCGAAATTTTAGATTTAGAATTTTTCGGACAAATCGCAAAAAAACACAAACTGATTTTCATCGTAGACAATTGTTTCGCAACGCCTTACTTGCAACAGCCAATCAAGTACGGCGCAGATATTGTCGTCCATTCCGCAACGAAACTCATTGACGGTCAAGGTCGTGTCCTTGGTGGCGTTGCCGTTGGGAAAGCCGATTTGATTCGCGAGATTTATCTTTTCGCAAGAAACACAGGTCCTGCGATGTCGCCGTTCAACGCGTGGGTTTTGAGCAAGAGCTTGGAAACTTTGGCGATTCGTGTCGAGAAACATTGCGAAAATGCACTCAAAGTAGCCGAGTTTCTAGAAAATCACCCGAACGTGGAATTGGTAAAATATCCTTTCCTGAAATCTCATCCAAACTACGAAATCGCCAAAAAACAAATGAAATTAGGTGGAAACATCGTCGCTTTCGAAGTCAAAAACGGCATCGAGGGCGGTCGCAATTTCCTCAACCGAATCAAGATGTGTTCTCTTTCCGCAAACCTTGGCGACACGCGGACGATTGTCACGCATCCCGCTTCCACAACGCATTCCAAGCTTTCCGATGACGAGCGGAACGAGGTCGGAATCACCGCCGGATTGGTGCGTTGCTCCGTCGGATTAGAAAATATCGATGACATTATCAACGATTTGAAACAGGCTTTGGATTAA
- the hutI gene encoding imidazolonepropionase, producing MKLSGPFKQIITLNHLLLKGKLNNEQLEIIIDGGILTEEGIVLEVDNFEVLKQKFPNSEIDLIKNEQIALPAFVDAHTHICFGGNRANDFAMRNAGKTYLEIAESGGGIWSSVQHTRKASEEDMINGILERINILLNQGITTIEIKSGYGLNLDEELKMLRAIKKAQAKTKATLIPTCLSAHLKPRDFEGSSEDYLNYILNEILPKVKEENLANRVDIFIEKSAFQPEESKNFLLKAKELGFQITVHADQFTAGSSRIAVEVGAKSADHLEATIDEDIEFLSNSETVAIALPGASLGLGEPFSPARKILDKGGILAIATDWNPGSAPMGNLVTQASILATYQKLTTAEVLAAITFRAAYALDLEDRGILAKGKKADFITYETGNFQNILYNQGSLKPSKVYINGKSIL from the coding sequence ATGAAATTATCAGGACCATTCAAACAAATCATCACACTCAACCATCTTCTATTGAAGGGAAAATTAAATAACGAACAATTGGAAATCATCATTGATGGCGGAATTTTGACCGAAGAAGGAATTGTTCTCGAAGTTGATAACTTCGAAGTTCTAAAACAAAAATTTCCAAATTCAGAAATCGATTTGATTAAAAATGAACAAATTGCACTTCCTGCTTTTGTGGATGCACACACGCATATTTGTTTCGGCGGAAATCGGGCTAATGATTTTGCAATGCGAAATGCAGGAAAAACCTATCTAGAAATCGCCGAATCTGGCGGTGGAATCTGGAGTTCCGTGCAACACACCAGAAAAGCTTCCGAGGAAGATATGATTAATGGAATTCTTGAACGCATCAATATTTTATTAAATCAAGGCATCACGACCATCGAGATTAAAAGTGGTTACGGACTGAATCTCGACGAGGAACTGAAAATGTTGAGAGCCATCAAAAAAGCTCAGGCAAAAACCAAAGCCACCTTGATTCCCACTTGCCTTTCCGCCCATTTGAAGCCAAGAGATTTCGAAGGTTCTTCCGAGGATTATCTTAATTATATTCTTAATGAAATCTTGCCAAAAGTAAAAGAAGAAAACCTCGCAAACAGAGTTGATATCTTCATTGAGAAATCAGCTTTTCAGCCGGAAGAAAGTAAAAATTTCCTTTTGAAAGCCAAAGAATTAGGATTTCAAATCACCGTTCACGCCGACCAATTCACGGCCGGAAGTTCGAGAATTGCGGTGGAAGTTGGTGCCAAGTCTGCCGACCATTTGGAAGCAACAATTGATGAAGATATTGAATTTCTTTCCAATTCAGAAACCGTTGCGATTGCACTTCCAGGCGCAAGTTTAGGTTTGGGCGAACCATTTTCACCAGCCAGAAAAATCCTCGACAAAGGCGGAATTCTAGCCATCGCAACAGACTGGAATCCAGGTTCTGCACCAATGGGAAATCTCGTGACGCAAGCCTCAATCTTAGCAACTTATCAGAAATTGACTACTGCGGAGGTTTTGGCGGCAATAACTTTCCGTGCTGCTTATGCATTGGATTTAGAAGACAGAGGAATTTTGGCAAAAGGTAAAAAAGCAGATTTCATCACTTACGAAACAGGTAATTTTCAAAATATACTTTACAACCAAGGAAGTTTAAAACCTTCAAAAGTTTACATCAACGGAAAATCGATTTTATGA
- a CDS encoding glucose 1-dehydrogenase: MEINLNKQVAIVTGSSSGIGKGIAISLAKSGAITIINHSSEHSRPEAEETLKTIEENGGEGFIIQCDVSKEDQVQAMFKTTIEKFGTVDILVNNAGLQQDASFIDMTLAQWQKVIDVNLTGQFLCSREAIREFLKRGMNEKSKALGKIINISSVHETIPWAGHANYASSKGALRMLMQTLAQEYGKDKIRVNNICPGAIQTPINKPAWDNKESMDALMTLIPYDRIGQPEDIGNLAVFLASDYSDYITGASIYVDGGMTTLESFADNG, encoded by the coding sequence ATGGAAATCAATCTTAATAAACAAGTCGCCATCGTAACGGGTTCCAGCAGTGGAATCGGGAAAGGAATTGCTATTAGTTTGGCAAAATCGGGCGCCATTACCATCATAAATCATTCATCTGAACATTCTCGTCCGGAAGCGGAGGAAACTTTGAAAACCATTGAAGAAAATGGTGGCGAAGGTTTTATCATTCAATGTGATGTGAGCAAGGAAGACCAAGTTCAGGCAATGTTCAAAACCACAATTGAAAAATTTGGAACTGTTGATATTCTTGTGAATAATGCTGGTTTGCAACAAGATGCATCTTTTATCGATATGACTTTGGCGCAATGGCAAAAAGTAATTGATGTGAATTTGACCGGACAATTTCTTTGTTCGCGAGAAGCTATCAGAGAATTTCTGAAACGCGGAATGAATGAAAAATCGAAAGCTTTGGGGAAAATCATTAATATCAGTAGTGTTCACGAGACGATTCCGTGGGCTGGACACGCGAATTATGCTTCCAGTAAAGGTGCCTTGAGAATGTTGATGCAGACTTTGGCTCAGGAATATGGGAAGGATAAAATCAGAGTTAATAATATTTGTCCTGGCGCGATTCAAACGCCAATCAACAAGCCGGCTTGGGACAACAAAGAGTCTATGGATGCGCTGATGACGCTGATTCCATACGACAGAATTGGGCAACCGGAAGACATTGGAAATTTAGCCGTATTTTTGGCGAGTGATTATTCGGATTACATTACGGGAGCGAGTATCTATGTGGATGGTGGAATGACGACGTTGGAGAGTTTTGCGGATAACGGGTAG
- a CDS encoding alpha/beta fold hydrolase, which yields MENKLQHLQTLHFTTQAGKVYDIPLSYQLFGKELYSAPIILINHALTGNSDVAGENGWWKTLVGDGKVIDTNRFTVICFNIPGNGFDGFFIDDYENFIVKDIAKIFIEGLKLLKIEKLFALVGGSVGGSIGWEMLALENNLAERFIPIATDFKTSDWLHSQCLVQKYLLESEEKPLEKARVHAMLCYRTPESLNLRFKRETDSEKQILKSHDWLNFHGNRLNERFSLKAYKLVNHLLMNINGKENELENINAEIHLVSVDSDLFYPAFEIKNTYDFLKDKNKNVHHHEIKSIHGHDAFLMEYEQLNTILTPIFLN from the coding sequence TTGGAAAATAAGTTACAACATCTTCAGACATTACATTTCACGACACAAGCCGGAAAGGTTTATGATATTCCATTAAGCTATCAGCTTTTTGGAAAAGAACTGTATTCTGCTCCCATCATTCTGATAAACCACGCGCTCACAGGAAACTCCGATGTAGCCGGCGAAAATGGCTGGTGGAAAACCTTGGTCGGAGACGGAAAAGTAATCGACACAAACCGATTTACCGTAATCTGTTTCAACATTCCAGGAAACGGTTTCGACGGATTTTTCATTGATGATTATGAAAACTTTATCGTTAAAGACATCGCCAAAATTTTCATCGAAGGTTTGAAGCTTTTGAAAATCGAAAAACTGTTCGCTTTAGTCGGCGGTTCTGTTGGCGGTTCTATCGGCTGGGAAATGTTGGCTTTGGAAAATAATTTAGCAGAAAGATTCATCCCCATTGCAACAGATTTCAAAACCTCGGATTGGTTGCATTCGCAATGTTTGGTTCAGAAATATCTTTTGGAATCAGAAGAAAAACCATTGGAAAAAGCCAGAGTTCACGCAATGTTGTGCTACAGAACACCGGAATCTCTCAACTTAAGATTTAAAAGAGAAACAGATTCTGAAAAGCAGATTTTAAAGTCCCACGACTGGCTCAACTTTCACGGAAACCGATTGAACGAAAGATTTAGTTTAAAAGCTTATAAGCTCGTCAATCACCTTTTGATGAACATCAACGGAAAGGAAAATGAACTGGAAAACATCAATGCAGAAATCCATTTGGTTTCAGTCGATTCAGACCTTTTTTATCCGGCTTTTGAGATTAAAAATACTTACGATTTTTTAAAAGATAAAAACAAAAACGTTCACCACCACGAAATCAAATCCATCCACGGACACGACGCTTTCCTAATGGAATATGAACAGCTGAACACAATTTTAACACCCATTTTTTTGAACTGA